In the genome of Pseudarthrobacter sp. IC2-21, one region contains:
- a CDS encoding TIGR03085 family metal-binding protein, with translation MHYVDPSREVLAETLLAAGPDAPTLCRGWRTRDLAAHLYLRERKAAVGLGLIIKSLSKASDKATAKLAAKLKTPDEYAGLVNTFRGGPPALSPMKIKALDESSNLIEYFVHTEDIRRAVDRWAPRALDEAYSDALWDELIKRAAILYRGVDLGIVLVRPSGPRHVAKRAPVSVAIVGEPGELLMHAHGRTRHALVTFEGQPDAVALLQSAEVGL, from the coding sequence ATGCATTACGTTGACCCGTCCCGCGAAGTCCTGGCCGAAACCCTCCTGGCGGCCGGTCCTGATGCCCCCACCCTCTGCCGGGGATGGCGCACCAGGGACCTTGCCGCGCACCTGTACCTGCGCGAACGCAAGGCTGCCGTGGGCCTCGGCCTGATCATCAAGAGCCTTTCCAAGGCTTCGGACAAGGCCACTGCCAAGCTCGCCGCAAAGCTGAAGACCCCGGACGAGTATGCGGGACTGGTCAATACTTTCCGCGGCGGCCCCCCTGCCCTGTCGCCCATGAAGATCAAGGCCCTGGACGAGAGTTCGAACCTGATCGAATACTTCGTCCACACCGAGGACATCCGCCGGGCCGTGGACCGCTGGGCTCCGCGGGCCCTGGACGAGGCATACTCAGACGCCCTGTGGGACGAACTCATCAAACGTGCCGCCATTCTTTACCGCGGCGTGGATCTTGGCATTGTGCTGGTACGCCCTTCCGGGCCCCGGCACGTGGCCAAGCGCGCCCCCGTGTCAGTGGCGATCGTCGGTGAGCCCGGTGAACTGCTGATGCACGCGCACGGCCGCACCCGCCACGCCCTCGTCACCTTCGAAGGCCAGCCGGACGCCGTCGCCCTCCTCCAGTCCGCCGAAGTCGGCCTGTAG
- the hisI gene encoding phosphoribosyl-AMP cyclohydrolase: MSEQPAPAPVSVPAPVASPLPPGVAAALKRDSAGLVAAVVQQFDTNEVLMLGWMDDEALHRTMTTGRVTFYSRSRQEYWRKGDTSGHVQWVKSVAMDCDGDALLVRVDQVGAACHTGTRTCFDGRALDVRTGPAS; the protein is encoded by the coding sequence ATGTCTGAGCAGCCCGCCCCCGCCCCCGTATCTGTCCCTGCCCCCGTCGCCAGCCCGCTCCCGCCCGGCGTGGCGGCAGCGCTGAAGCGTGACAGCGCCGGGCTCGTCGCTGCGGTGGTCCAGCAATTCGACACCAACGAGGTGCTGATGCTGGGGTGGATGGACGACGAAGCGCTGCACCGCACCATGACCACGGGCCGGGTCACGTTCTACTCCCGCTCCCGCCAGGAGTACTGGCGCAAGGGAGACACGTCAGGCCACGTCCAGTGGGTCAAATCCGTTGCCATGGACTGCGACGGCGATGCCTTGCTGGTCAGGGTGGACCAGGTCGGGGCGGCCTGCCATACAGGGACCCGCACGTGCTTCGACGGACGCGCACTCGACGTCCGGACGGGCCCGGCCTCCTAG
- a CDS encoding anthranilate synthase component I, protein MQDLGMISPGLEEFRELAATSRVIPVTLKVLADAETPIGLYRKLANGQPGTFLMESAAVGGTWSRYSFIGANSRATLTTKDGQAHWLGQPPAGVPLDGNPVDAIRDTVEALRTSRFEGLPPFTSGLVGFLGWETVRHWERLTSPPEDDLHLPELALNLVTDMAVHDNHDGSVLLIANAINFDNSSERVDEAWHDAVARVKALLTKVSTPVAQPVSVLEPAALDFASSVQERWAEPAYLEALDRGKEAIVDGEVFQVVISRRFEMECGASPLDVYRVLRNTNPSPYMYLFSLEDADGREYTIVGSSPEALVTVTGDEVITHPIAGSRPRGKTVEGDKALAEELLADQKERAEHLMLVDLSRNDLSKVCVAGTVDVTQFMEVERFSHIMHLVSTVVGTLSPEAKAYDVLKATFPAGTLSGAPKPRALRLLDQLEPHRRGIYGGVVGYLDFAGDMDMAIAIRSALLREGRAYVQAGGGIVADSVNPTEAIETVNKAAAPLRAVHTAGSLRNITAETLPEPGKASE, encoded by the coding sequence ATGCAGGACCTTGGAATGATCAGCCCGGGCCTCGAGGAGTTCCGCGAGCTCGCCGCCACCAGCCGGGTCATCCCCGTGACGCTCAAGGTGCTGGCGGATGCCGAGACGCCCATCGGCCTCTACCGGAAACTGGCCAATGGCCAGCCCGGAACGTTCCTCATGGAGTCCGCGGCCGTTGGCGGCACCTGGTCGCGTTATTCCTTCATCGGGGCCAACTCCCGCGCCACGCTGACCACCAAGGACGGCCAGGCCCACTGGCTCGGCCAGCCCCCAGCCGGCGTGCCACTGGACGGCAACCCCGTGGACGCCATCCGCGACACCGTCGAAGCGTTGCGGACCAGCCGGTTTGAGGGTCTGCCGCCGTTCACGTCCGGCCTGGTGGGTTTCCTCGGCTGGGAAACCGTCCGGCACTGGGAACGCCTCACCAGCCCGCCCGAGGACGATCTCCACCTTCCCGAACTGGCCCTGAACCTGGTGACGGACATGGCCGTCCACGACAATCACGACGGCAGCGTGCTGCTCATCGCCAACGCCATCAACTTCGACAACAGTTCCGAGCGGGTGGACGAGGCGTGGCACGACGCCGTTGCCCGGGTGAAGGCGCTGCTCACCAAAGTCAGCACACCGGTAGCGCAGCCCGTCTCCGTCCTGGAACCCGCCGCCCTGGACTTCGCCTCCAGCGTCCAGGAACGCTGGGCCGAACCCGCCTACCTCGAAGCCCTGGACCGGGGCAAGGAGGCCATCGTGGACGGTGAAGTGTTCCAGGTAGTGATCTCCCGCCGTTTCGAAATGGAGTGCGGCGCCTCACCGCTGGACGTCTACCGGGTCCTGCGCAACACCAACCCCAGCCCGTACATGTACCTCTTCAGCCTCGAGGACGCCGACGGCCGGGAATACACCATCGTGGGGTCCTCCCCGGAGGCCCTGGTGACAGTGACCGGGGACGAAGTCATCACCCACCCCATCGCCGGTTCCCGGCCCCGCGGAAAGACCGTTGAAGGCGACAAGGCCTTGGCCGAGGAACTCCTGGCCGACCAGAAGGAACGCGCCGAGCACCTGATGCTGGTGGACCTGTCCCGCAACGACCTCTCCAAGGTCTGTGTAGCAGGCACAGTGGACGTCACCCAGTTCATGGAGGTGGAGCGGTTCAGCCACATCATGCACCTTGTTTCCACCGTGGTGGGGACGCTGTCCCCGGAGGCCAAAGCCTATGACGTCCTCAAGGCGACCTTCCCGGCAGGGACGCTCTCAGGCGCCCCCAAGCCCCGGGCCCTCCGGCTTCTGGACCAGTTGGAGCCGCACCGGCGCGGGATCTACGGCGGCGTGGTGGGATATCTGGACTTCGCCGGCGACATGGACATGGCCATCGCCATCCGCTCGGCCCTGCTCCGTGAAGGACGGGCGTACGTCCAGGCCGGCGGCGGCATCGTGGCGGACTCGGTGAATCCCACCGAGGCGATCGAAACCGTGAACAAGGCCGCCGCACCGCTCCGCGCGGTCCACACGGCCGGTTCGCTGCGCAACATTACGGCAGAGACGCTGCCCGAACCGGGAAAGGCCAGCGAATGA
- a CDS encoding Trp biosynthesis-associated membrane protein — translation MTPVWARKSTLVLLIAALALAVFGTTTQNWITVTLDPDQVGQTVGGQNTLTVQGSKAATAVTALALVALAGGLAASIAGKIARWVITAIVVLAAAGIIVAAATVLADPLAAAQGSIAAATGVSGSSAGAAVTAFPVLAVVVGILLALGALLIIPAGRFWKSRTKYDVASAGAAAGNSAPPAGPVDEIDSWDRLSRGDDPT, via the coding sequence ATGACCCCGGTCTGGGCGCGGAAATCCACCCTGGTCCTGCTGATCGCGGCGCTGGCGTTGGCCGTCTTCGGCACCACAACACAAAACTGGATCACCGTCACCCTCGATCCGGACCAGGTGGGCCAGACCGTGGGGGGCCAGAACACCCTCACCGTCCAGGGCAGCAAGGCAGCCACGGCGGTGACCGCGCTGGCGCTGGTGGCCCTTGCCGGCGGCCTGGCCGCGTCCATTGCCGGGAAGATCGCACGGTGGGTCATCACCGCCATCGTGGTCCTCGCAGCGGCCGGCATCATCGTCGCAGCTGCCACCGTGCTGGCTGATCCGCTCGCCGCCGCACAGGGGTCCATCGCAGCCGCCACCGGCGTCTCCGGAAGCAGCGCGGGAGCTGCGGTGACCGCGTTCCCGGTGCTCGCCGTCGTCGTCGGAATTCTTCTGGCGCTCGGCGCGCTGCTGATCATTCCGGCGGGCCGGTTCTGGAAGTCCCGCACCAAATATGACGTGGCATCCGCCGGTGCCGCGGCGGGGAATTCCGCCCCGCCGGCGGGTCCGGTGGACGAGATCGACAGCTGGGACAGGCTCTCGCGCGGCGATGATCCCACCTGA
- a CDS encoding HGxxPAAW family protein: MSKAPASASKSAPAPAVHIGVDHSQELGHGNSPAAWTCVIVMLVGALIAAIAFVIANTPIFIAGACVMVLGLILGFIMRKAGYGVEGSKLKSSGH; the protein is encoded by the coding sequence ATGAGCAAAGCACCCGCATCCGCGTCCAAATCCGCCCCGGCCCCTGCCGTGCACATCGGCGTTGACCACAGCCAGGAACTGGGCCATGGCAACAGCCCCGCCGCATGGACCTGCGTGATTGTCATGCTGGTGGGCGCGCTCATCGCGGCGATCGCTTTTGTCATTGCCAACACTCCCATCTTCATCGCCGGCGCGTGCGTGATGGTCCTCGGCCTGATCCTCGGCTTCATCATGCGTAAAGCGGGCTACGGCGTCGAGGGCAGCAAGCTGAAGAGCTCCGGCCACTGA
- the trpC gene encoding indole-3-glycerol phosphate synthase TrpC: MATVLDDINAGVREDMEARKRLVSLAELKERALAAAPARDAWAALGGPAALRDELKVIAEIKRRSPSKGDLATIVDPASLAVQYADGGAAVISVLTEKRRFNGSLADLDAVRASVDVPLLRKDFTVDEYQIWEARAHGADLILLIVASLSDSELRDFSALSRELGMNVLVETHTEEEIARAVAAEARIIGVNVRNLKTLDVDRSVFASLAGLIPAEALVVAESGVRGVDDVSHYAASGANAILVGEALVSDSTPRERIAEFTAAGAAAIAARA, translated from the coding sequence ATGGCCACCGTTCTCGATGACATCAATGCCGGTGTCAGGGAGGATATGGAAGCCAGGAAGCGTCTGGTTTCCCTCGCGGAACTGAAGGAACGGGCACTCGCAGCCGCACCGGCGCGTGACGCGTGGGCAGCACTTGGCGGCCCCGCGGCACTCCGCGACGAGCTCAAGGTGATCGCCGAAATCAAGCGCCGCAGTCCCTCGAAGGGTGACCTCGCCACCATCGTGGATCCGGCGTCACTGGCCGTGCAGTATGCCGACGGCGGCGCCGCCGTGATCAGTGTCCTCACCGAAAAGCGGCGGTTCAACGGCTCACTCGCTGACCTGGACGCCGTCCGCGCCAGCGTGGATGTCCCCTTGCTCCGCAAAGACTTCACCGTGGACGAATACCAGATCTGGGAGGCCCGTGCCCACGGCGCCGACCTGATCCTGCTGATCGTGGCTTCACTCTCGGACAGCGAGCTCCGGGACTTCAGTGCCCTCAGCCGCGAGCTGGGCATGAACGTGCTGGTGGAAACGCACACGGAAGAGGAAATCGCCCGTGCCGTGGCGGCTGAGGCGCGCATCATCGGCGTCAACGTCCGCAACCTCAAAACGCTCGACGTCGACCGTTCCGTTTTCGCCTCACTCGCCGGCCTGATCCCCGCCGAAGCGCTGGTTGTCGCCGAATCCGGCGTGCGCGGTGTGGACGATGTGTCGCATTACGCGGCGAGCGGTGCCAACGCGATCCTGGTGGGCGAAGCCCTGGTGAGCGATTCGACTCCGCGGGAGCGGATCGCAGAGTTCACCGCGGCCGGCGCTGCCGCCATCGCCGCGCGGGCCTAG
- the trpB gene encoding tryptophan synthase subunit beta yields the protein MVDAPSGHVDENTAEAFLQGASLKHAPGPYFGNYGGRWMPESLIAALDELEDTFDKAKADPDFVAQIADLNKNYSGRPSLLTEAKRFAEHAGGVRVFLKREDLNHTGSHKINNVLGQALLAKRMGKTRIIAETGAGQHGVASATAAALLGLECVVYMGAEDCRRQALNVARMELLGATVVPVTSGSQTLKDAINEALRDWVANVDHTHYLLGTAAGAHPFPAMVRYFHEVIGEEARAQILEQAGKLPDAVCACIGGGSNAIGIFHGFLDDPSVRIFGFEAGGDGVDTGRHAATITLGKPGVLHGARSYLMQDDDGQTIESHSISAGLDYPGVGPEHAYLADIGRVSYEPITDSEAMDSFRLLCRTEGIIPAIESAHALAGAIKVGQRLAAEAEESGGNASEKIIIVNLSGRGDKDVAQAAEWFDLLDKNSPEAEIGKEGEQL from the coding sequence ATGGTTGATGCACCCTCAGGGCACGTTGACGAGAATACGGCGGAAGCCTTCCTGCAGGGCGCGTCGCTGAAGCACGCCCCGGGGCCCTACTTCGGGAACTACGGCGGACGCTGGATGCCCGAGTCCCTGATCGCCGCGCTGGACGAGCTCGAGGACACGTTTGACAAGGCAAAGGCTGATCCGGACTTTGTTGCCCAGATTGCTGACCTGAACAAAAATTACTCAGGCCGACCGTCCCTGCTGACGGAGGCGAAACGGTTTGCCGAGCATGCCGGGGGAGTTCGGGTCTTCCTCAAGCGCGAGGACCTCAACCACACCGGATCGCACAAGATCAACAACGTCCTGGGGCAGGCGCTGCTTGCCAAGCGCATGGGCAAGACCCGCATCATCGCCGAAACGGGCGCAGGCCAACACGGCGTCGCCAGTGCCACCGCCGCCGCCCTCCTGGGCCTGGAATGCGTGGTGTACATGGGCGCTGAGGACTGCCGCCGCCAGGCCCTGAACGTGGCACGGATGGAACTGCTGGGTGCCACCGTGGTTCCTGTGACGAGCGGATCCCAGACGCTCAAGGACGCCATCAACGAAGCCCTGCGGGACTGGGTGGCCAACGTGGACCACACCCATTACCTGCTCGGCACCGCTGCCGGCGCCCACCCGTTCCCCGCCATGGTCCGCTACTTCCATGAGGTGATCGGCGAGGAAGCCCGCGCCCAGATCCTGGAGCAGGCCGGCAAGCTGCCCGACGCCGTCTGTGCCTGCATCGGCGGCGGCTCCAACGCCATCGGCATCTTCCACGGGTTCCTCGACGACCCCTCCGTGAGGATCTTCGGCTTCGAAGCCGGCGGCGACGGTGTGGACACCGGCCGGCACGCAGCCACCATCACCCTGGGCAAGCCGGGCGTCCTGCACGGAGCCCGCTCCTACCTCATGCAGGACGACGACGGCCAGACCATCGAGTCCCACTCCATCTCCGCAGGGCTGGACTACCCCGGCGTCGGGCCCGAACATGCCTACCTGGCCGACATCGGACGGGTCAGCTACGAGCCCATTACGGACAGCGAAGCCATGGACTCCTTCCGGCTGCTGTGCCGCACCGAGGGCATTATCCCGGCCATCGAATCGGCGCACGCCCTCGCGGGCGCCATCAAAGTGGGGCAGCGGCTCGCGGCCGAGGCTGAGGAGTCCGGCGGCAACGCCTCGGAGAAGATCATCATCGTGAACCTGTCCGGCCGCGGCGACAAGGACGTGGCCCAGGCTGCGGAATGGTTCGACCTGCTCGACAAGAATTCACCGGAAGCCGAAATCGGCAAAGAGGGGGAGCAGCTGTGA
- the trpA gene encoding tryptophan synthase subunit alpha yields the protein MSTAQLTSKSAAAIDKARAEGRAALIGYLPAGFPDVEQTIAAGIALAENGADLIEIGIPYSDPVMDGPVIQAATTEALAKGFHVRQVFDVVAGITSKTDAAVLVMTYWNPVVRMGVDEFARKLAEAGGAGLITPDLIPDEASEWFEASDKYGLDRVFLVAPSSTPERMKRTVDASRGFVYAVSIMGVTGARTSVSSAAKDVVAAAHHAGAERVCVGLGVSNADQVREIAAYAEGVIVGTALVAAIRDGGVPAVADLTRDLSSGLAREVA from the coding sequence GTGAGCACGGCGCAACTGACCAGCAAATCCGCAGCTGCGATTGACAAGGCGCGTGCCGAAGGGCGCGCGGCGCTCATCGGCTACCTCCCGGCCGGCTTCCCGGACGTCGAGCAGACCATCGCCGCCGGAATCGCCCTGGCCGAAAACGGCGCGGACCTCATCGAAATCGGCATCCCCTACTCGGACCCGGTCATGGACGGTCCCGTCATCCAGGCGGCTACCACCGAAGCGCTGGCCAAGGGCTTCCACGTCCGGCAGGTCTTCGACGTCGTTGCCGGCATCACCAGCAAGACCGACGCTGCAGTCCTGGTCATGACGTACTGGAATCCCGTGGTCCGGATGGGCGTGGATGAATTCGCGCGCAAGCTGGCCGAGGCCGGGGGAGCCGGGCTGATCACGCCGGACCTCATTCCGGACGAAGCATCAGAATGGTTCGAGGCCTCGGACAAGTACGGGCTGGACCGGGTGTTCCTCGTGGCACCCTCCTCCACCCCGGAACGGATGAAGCGCACCGTTGATGCCAGCCGCGGTTTCGTCTACGCGGTATCCATCATGGGTGTGACGGGTGCCCGCACCTCCGTCAGCAGCGCAGCGAAGGACGTGGTTGCCGCCGCGCATCACGCCGGCGCCGAACGTGTATGCGTGGGGCTCGGAGTTTCGAACGCCGACCAGGTCCGCGAGATCGCCGCCTACGCCGAGGGCGTCATCGTGGGCACGGCGCTCGTCGCCGCAATCCGCGACGGCGGTGTTCCCGCCGTCGCAGATCTGACCCGCGACCTCAGTTCGGGCCTCGCCCGGGAAGTAGCCTAA
- the lgt gene encoding prolipoprotein diacylglyceryl transferase, with protein sequence MQILLQAAAAVPASIPSPDWSGFDIPLPWGSLRIHAYALCILAGIVLGLWLTSVRWARRGAPEGSVWDIVIWAIPFGIIGGRLYHVVSSPDQYFGPGFDGTGDLWLIPQIQRGGLGIWGAVVLGVVGAWIGCRRAGVKLTAFLDAAAPGLLLAQAIGRWGNYFNQELFGGPTTLPWGLQIDADNPNFPAGMPADTLFHPTFLYESLWNIAGVVILLALDRRFHFRRARLFWLYAMYYTLGRVWIEAMRIDDAEQINLFGITTRLNVWTSIFVFIAALVVFILVGMKGRPEPDTPYLAGRGPAPEADDSGSTSGDGDAGDTGVKSDDPVAAVVPAVRNADTRVSDSESRDNLPVIQNGSGNASTPTEDEPAVRDGKKSVPATPGTGDSGRKVTESAPEAGTSK encoded by the coding sequence ATGCAGATCCTCCTTCAGGCCGCCGCCGCGGTGCCGGCCAGCATCCCGAGCCCGGACTGGTCCGGCTTCGACATTCCGTTGCCCTGGGGGAGCCTGCGGATCCATGCCTACGCCCTGTGCATCCTCGCAGGAATCGTTCTGGGCCTGTGGCTGACCTCCGTTCGCTGGGCCCGCCGCGGCGCTCCCGAGGGCAGCGTCTGGGACATCGTCATCTGGGCGATCCCCTTCGGCATCATCGGCGGCCGGCTGTACCACGTGGTCTCTTCACCGGACCAGTACTTCGGGCCCGGGTTCGACGGGACAGGCGACCTTTGGCTGATCCCGCAGATCCAGCGCGGCGGCCTGGGCATCTGGGGTGCCGTGGTGCTGGGCGTTGTTGGGGCCTGGATTGGCTGCCGGCGCGCGGGTGTGAAGCTGACTGCCTTCCTGGACGCGGCGGCCCCGGGCCTGCTGCTGGCCCAGGCCATCGGCAGGTGGGGGAACTACTTCAACCAGGAGCTCTTCGGCGGCCCCACCACCCTGCCGTGGGGACTGCAGATCGACGCGGACAACCCCAACTTTCCCGCCGGCATGCCGGCGGACACGCTGTTCCACCCCACGTTCCTCTATGAGTCGCTCTGGAACATCGCCGGTGTGGTGATTCTGCTGGCCCTTGACCGCAGGTTCCACTTCCGCCGGGCCAGGCTTTTCTGGCTCTACGCGATGTACTACACGCTGGGCCGGGTATGGATCGAAGCAATGCGGATCGACGATGCCGAACAGATCAATCTCTTTGGCATCACCACCAGGCTCAACGTCTGGACCAGCATCTTCGTGTTCATCGCAGCACTGGTGGTGTTCATCCTGGTGGGGATGAAGGGCCGGCCCGAACCGGACACGCCGTACCTGGCAGGACGCGGTCCCGCCCCCGAAGCCGATGACAGCGGCAGTACATCCGGTGACGGTGACGCCGGCGATACTGGCGTGAAATCTGATGACCCTGTGGCTGCTGTTGTTCCGGCCGTCCGCAATGCGGATACCCGTGTCTCAGATAGTGAATCGCGTGATAATCTCCCTGTTATCCAAAATGGATCCGGAAACGCTTCCACCCCAACGGAAGACGAACCGGCAGTCAGGGACGGCAAAAAGTCCGTCCCTGCGACGCCGGGCACCGGAGATTCCGGCCGTAAGGTCACGGAATCCGCGCCGGAGGCTGGCACAAGCAAGTAG